The following coding sequences are from one Gossypium hirsutum isolate 1008001.06 chromosome A12, Gossypium_hirsutum_v2.1, whole genome shotgun sequence window:
- the LOC107926012 gene encoding uncharacterized protein: protein MMNNWYTEFVRTNPNAQPPPPPPIPQAVPIAPQQTEVLKLSKPPVDKIRKYGAEEFRANVNDDPERAEFWLDNTIRVLDELSCTPEESLKCVISLLRDSAYNWWKTLVSVVPKEKVTWDFFQEEFRKKYVSQRFIDQKRKEFLELKQGRMTVAEYEREFVKLSKYAQECVSNEATLCKRFEDGLNEDIRLLVGILEIKELVVLVERAIKAEELSKEKRKVESEARDERKRSMGKPFQSQAKKFKEMNTRSNVSSVNFQRD from the coding sequence atgatgaacaattggtacactgagtttgttagaactaatcctaatgctcaacctcctccgccccctcctattcctcaagctgttcccatagctcctcaacaaactgaagtgttaaaattgtcaaagcctccagtggacaaaattcgaaagtatggagccgaagagttccgagctaatgtaaatgatgatcctgaaagagcagagttctggcttgataatactatcagagtgttggatgaattatcttgtactccagaAGAAAGTCTCAAATGTGTTATCTCATTGCTGAGGGATtcggcttataattggtggaaaactttagtgtcagtggtgcctaaagagaaagttacatgggacttctttcaagaagaatttcggaagaagtatgtgagtcagcgtttcattgatcaaaagagaaaagagtttcttgaattgaaacaagggcgcatgacggtagccgaatatgagcgagaatttgtcaaattaagcaagtatgcccaagagtgtgtatctaatgaagctacattgtgtaaaaggtttgaagatggattaaacgaggatatccgattgctagtgggaattcttgaaattaaagagttagtggtactagttgaaagagctatcaaggctgaagaattgagcaaagagaaaagaaaggtggaaagtgaagcaagagatgaaagaaaaagatcaatgggcaagccatttcagtctcaagcgaagaagtttaaagaaatgaatactcgATCGAATGTTTCTAGTGTGAATTTTCAAAGAGATTGA
- the LOC121211363 gene encoding uncharacterized protein, whose protein sequence is MDYRGDFNAILNNSKKEGGRRKPKALMVDFDEIVDELSLVDLKTNNGWFTWVNNRECMTIVKERLDRFMILANEVTKFPFIETKVIRQSNSDHDINLLDAEGRKLKVGLRDPRVMFRYDSYWAKENEAKNIIKNVWYDDTKDIMDRIEKVGQDLKVWQYKKYKEMSSQIGKLKSKINSVIDNLRRLYNGNRLKSMRKKLGNLMDKEEKYWAQRSRVNWLKEGVRNTRKMNEKLLEEFKDEEIKRAFNQIDLRKAPCIDGLSGNFYNEH, encoded by the exons ATGGATTATAGGGGGGATTTTAATGCAATCCTTAACAACTCAAAAAAGGAAGGTGGCAGGAGGAAGCCGAAAGCCTTGATGGTTGACTTTGATGAGATTGTGGATGAGTTATCTTTGGTTGATTTGAAGACTAACAATGGGTGGTTCACTTGGGTCAATAATAGGGAATGCATGACTATTGTTAAAGAAAGACTCGACCGCTTCATGATTTTGGCCAATGAAGTTACCAAATTCCCTTTCATTGAGACTAAGGTGATTCGTCAGTCGAATTCAGACCATGACATTAATTTGCTGGATGCCGAAGGCCGTAAGCTGAAAGTTGGGCTGAGAGATCCTAGGGTTATGTTTAGGTATGATTCTTACTGGGCGAAAGAAAATGAagctaaaaatattattaaaaatgtttGGTATGATGACACAAAAGATATTATGGATAGAATAGAAAAGGTGGGTCAGGACCTTAAAGTTTGGCAGTATAAGAAATACAAAGAGATGAGCAGCCAGATTGGTAAGCTTAAATCCAAGATAAATAGTGTCATTGATAATCTTAGAAGGCTTTATAATGGTAACAGGCTCAAATCCATGAGGAAAAAGCTTGGGAATTTGATGGACAAAGAAGAGAAATATTGGGCTCAGAGATCAAGAGTAAATTGGTTGAAAGAGGGCGTTAGGAACACCA GGAAGATGAATGAGAAGTtgctggaagagttcaaagatgAGGAAATTAAGAGAGCTTTCAACCAAATAGACCTGAGGAAAGCCCCGTGCATTGATGGTTTGTCAGGTAATTTCTACAATGAGCATTAG